In the Triticum aestivum cultivar Chinese Spring chromosome 2B, IWGSC CS RefSeq v2.1, whole genome shotgun sequence genome, ATAGTCCTGTGGTGTGATGGATGCAGAATAGGTAGttatatactccctctattcccaaatatttgtctttctaaacatttcaaatggactataacATGTATGTATACATATTTTTAGaatgtggattcactcatttttctttctatgtagtcatttgttgaaatctgtagaaagaaaaATATTTGGCAACTGAGGGAGTAATAGGTAACTCTGACCGACACATCCACATACATTTGAGGTGCCGGATTAAGTAATGTGCTGTGGCTGTAGATTCCTCCCAAAGGAGCCTGGGCCATGCAGCTCGTACGTGAGGACAAGATGGAGCAGTGAACGGGTAAGAGACGTACAGAAGGGCCGTCACCCAGCAGGACTTTCGGTCTCTCACGCATTCCACAAGTGGAAACTAGGGACGAAGACGACTGACACCCAGCAGGCTTTCGCTCTCTCACGCGTCCCACGAGGGGAATCTTGGGAGGCAGACAATTAACACCCGCGAGGCTTTCGCTCTCTCACGTGTTCCACGATGTTCGTGTAGTCCAAAATACGCTAGACCTTTTAATTTAATATTCATGATAGGCTTAACTTTTCACAGACCCACGACCAAACAATTCGTTCGACTTCTATTTATAGGCCACACATGCATTCAGGAGCTTCCAAAAGTAAAATTAAGCTCTCTAGCTAGCTACCTCTCATGGCGTCTTCCTCTCATGCTGCTGCCACCCCGGAGACGAAGGAGCAGCTAGGCTTTGAGCCCTCGTCATGGGGTGACTTTTTCATCGCATACGAGCCACCCCCACCCAAggtaatataaaaatatatgtAGTTGGGTTTAGAACTTCTCATAAGCACGCACTACGCACGCAATCTTCTTTCTTCGCTTACAATTCTTTTCCATTCATTAGTCAATGGATGcttacatatatatacatatatatgaatggcAGAGGTCGGAGGAATGGATGATAGCGCGAGCCGAAAAACTGAAGGGGGACGTCAGCCTGTTATTTAAGACTTGCAACGGCACGACGACGCGAATGTTCTTGGTGGATACACTCCAACATCTTGGAATAGATCACCACTTTGACGAGCAGATCCATGACTTGTTAAACGAACTCCTGGAGAGTGACTTTAGTAGCTCATCCAGCCTCCATGAGGTCGCTCTTCGATTCCGTTTACTTAGGGAGAATGGGCATTGGGTATCTCCAGGTATCTAACTACCTGCTCCATCTTTCACATCTAGAAAatgtcaaaaataaataaataatgcccGCAAATGATAGAGGATGCCTAATTATTTAGTGGCTAGTTACTTGAGTTATCAAGCTTGAACTATTGCTCTTTTCATATTGAAGGACGTGACATTTTGGAAACTTATAGAGTTCCAAATTTAACGATTAACTAGTACAAAAAGTTACTGGAAAAACAATAGAGTTGTTATATTATCAAACATGAATTTGCACTTATTATTTTCACGCATTCAATTAAATATTTAACAAATACTGGTGTTTTATGTTTTTGAAAGTTCGACAATGCTCTATCCTGATGGTCAAGTTTCTGTGGACTGGATTGTGCGTTCCTGAAGCAATGTCACAAATTATGTCGACTGGATATACCGAATAAAAAAGTTGACAGCATGTGCTCTACATTGTACTAATTAATAAATGTTAATTTACTGATCTCGCAGATGTTTTCGACAAATACAAGGGTGAAGATGGGAGCTTTAGAAAGGATATAACTAATGAACCAAAAGGAATACTGAGTTTATACAATGCAACTCATCTTCTCATTCAAGGCGAGCCAAAACTTGAGGAAGCCATGAATTTTGCAAGGCAACATCTTGTATCCATTAATGGTAGTCTGCAATCACCCCTAGCTAAGCAAGTCAAACGCGACATTCATAGAGCACTTCCAAGGGCGTGTAAGAGGGTGGAAGCGCTACAATATATCTCAGAGTATGAAGAAGAGGAAGGGCATTACCAAATTTTGTTGGAGCTAGCAAAACTAGATTTTAACCTTCTACAACATGTCTACTTGAAGGAGCTCAAAGATATTACAGAGTAGGTTATTTTCTCTCTATTTATAACCACTAAGAAAACAAGATGAAAATTTTCACCTCTCTAGCTTCCTAATTATCCATTTCAATATATTTGTCCATTCAGGAAATCAAATGTGTAGTTTATAATATTATGTTTTTTTACATCTACCCCTATGTAAATTACTAAAAAGAGTTTTGGTGGTAgtatgcacacaatcatctatcattAGCTCTTTTGTTAGACTAGTTTAGTGTTTCTTTCCTTTGTGGACAGGCTGGGATGAGGACACATATAATGGCACATAGGATGTAATGTTGTATCATGCAAATACATCTGAACATAATTTTCTCCATAAGTCTCATGGATTATTCAATACAGCTACCTTTTTCTGTTTAACAACATTGAGTATCCATGTAATATTTCAAAATACTTCACTAAATACAATTCACAGGTGGTGGAAACATTTTTCGGCATTCATCGACCTAAGCTTTATTCGCGACCGTTTGGTGGAAAGCTACACTTGGACCTATGTGTTGTACTATGAGAAAGGCTTTGAGCTCCAGCGACCTAAGCTTTATTCGCGACCGTTTGGTGGAAAGCTACACTTGGACCTATGTGTTGTACTATGAGAAAGGCTTTGAGCTCCAGCGAAGTATCACCACCAAGATGATTGTTCTAATTACCACTTTAGATGACACGTATGATATCTGTGCCACCATAGAGGAATGTAGAAAGCTACATGAAGCCATACAAAGGTTTGAATAGCTTTTCCTTTTAAACTTCCATCGATCAATCAACCATTGCAAAGTTCCAAAGCatctccttctttttttcttctaaaaaaaaCACTACTAGCTATGCATCCAAACATTTTGACCTCAGTTGAGCTAAAAGAAAAGATAAGTATTAGCCACCCAGCGGACATTGTCATGTTGTAAGAATATTGTCAAAGTCATTGTTGTACCATAACATGTAGTTGTTCGGTTTCCCACAATCATTGTCGCTCACACTTACTACAATTTCCACAATTCTCAAACCGTTACTTTATAAACTTACACATGTGTGTCATTATCCACTTCTTGTTTTGAGTGAGAATTAATATACAACTAGTGCAACACCTAATGTGTCATTTCTAACCTATCTTGTGGAATGACCGTATAGATGGGATAAGACAGCCGTTTCTCTTCTACCCGAGTACCTAAAGAAGTTATATATCGAGCTGTTGAGGACCTTCAAAAATATTGAGGTTGAAACGCCAGTCAATGTCAATTATGATACTGCCTACCTGAAGAAAGCGGTAACTACATATATGTTTTGTGCTTTATATCTCAACTTCTATAAAAGACTCGgttagtgatgatggtgtgtctgccatccgtcatttctgaccattagataaGCATCTAACGACCATGAGGTAAGTTGTGGCCCTTTTGCAACAATATCCCACTTCTCTACTCCAATtcgcagaaaaccccttattatcttgaaaccaaccacatccctccctcacctcatcaaaatatcccgaggaatatattttgagtgaaacataatatattattagtgatatatgtatatgaAAACAAGAGTGGTTTCTTTCAAGTTTGTAGACATGTATTATTccactttggatccgttgcaacgcacatgcacATTGCCAGTTACTAAATAACTATCAGATGGCATATGCTATTTGTATCTTCCATAATAGGGAATAGACTATATATCATGGTTGATTACTTTTATGTGGTTGATCCTTTTGTTTGCTACTCTTTTGTATCGGCATTGTAATAAACAAGAGGATAACCCACACTTTATTGTGACACCTTGTTAAAAAATATAATTGATGCTAGAAAAAAACATATGAAGCATGTGACAAAATGATATATAAAAGGAGTAAAAATATTTGGATTGAAGTTAGCGGTATGCCATTTTTTTAACTTTAAATGTGAAGCACGAACTACATATATTTTCTCCAAGCATCCAACACCTATACTATCCACGACTACATAAAAATTCATGGGAAAAAAATTAACTTATGACTAACTTGCATGACATGATGAGGTGGCATGATTGCATGGATAGATTAATACAATACATATAATTATGATTACATGCATGACTTACTAATGGCTGCATGGAGGGGGTAATCAGGTAGTGTGTTGCAACTATTTAGAGATGATGGGGAAGTACATAActttttttgcttgttgggtgCAGATTCAAAATCATGTGACTGGTTATCTTCAAGAAGCGGAATGGTGTCACACGAAGCATAAGCCAAGCTTTAAAAATCAGGTCAATGTGACTAGCCTAACTATAGGTGAGCCAACCGTTTGCTTGAGTATGATGGCTAGCATGGGTGATACCATAATGAAAATAGCAGTTGAGTGGGTAGCCGGTGTCCCTAATGTTGTCATAGCAGCAGGGAAGATTGTGCGTTTCATGAACGACATTGCAGCATTTGAGGTATGTAGTATTTTTTGATAAACATTCATGCATACACGTATCACATACTGCATTTGAAAATGTAACTAATTAAGACACACATGTATCACGAAATCAAAGTTTCATTGGCATTTAAACGAATAAAATTCAGTAATATTATAGAAAAAGTGATACTACCATATTGTCGTACAAAATTGTATTTTAGTTATGACACTTTTGTGTCCATGCCGTCATTCTTATCGGTTCAATTATCAGTCAAATTTACTTAATATGTGTTGTGGATGGCATGTAATTCTGTAAAGACGAACTTACATAGCTCTTCTACTACCAATTGGAATGCCTGCTCTAaacattctttttatatatatagaACCGAAAGAGCAAGGGGGATGTGGCAAGCTCCATGGAATGTTACGTCAATGAGTACGGCGTCACAGGCGAGGTTGCCATCGCAAGGATATATGAACTGATTGAAGATGAATGGAGAACTCTGAACAAAGCTCGCTTTCAAAACCATGAATTTCTCCCCGCGTTGAAGCGTATTATCGGCTTGGCCCTTAGCACATCATTGTTCTACGATAACAGGAACGATGTGTACACTGATAGCGAGCATCTTCACAAAATTATTAAGAGCCTCTTCATAAAGCCTGTTTTGTCTGGCTAGCTAGCCACAACAGATGAATAATAAATTTTCTTATATGTTTTGGGTGTATTTTATACTTCATACATATATAAGTTTTATCGAAAGAAAACTTTCAACGTATGAGCATTACATTTTTTATGGATATTGGATTTTGTTTCTCTAGAAAAACTGTAGCCAATTAAAAATTATCTATGTAATCCATTTAAGATTTTCTGCTCCATGTTTCtaaccacatatagcatgtggtagCTCGGCACTTGACCTGGCGCACAACAGTTTTAACTAGGAGAACGCCCGTGCATTGCTATGGGCTACAATGCATATACTTTAGGGCTCATCTCTGGCTTCAACTCTTTATCTAGTCTGTTACATCTATTACTTTTTTACAATGTACTCTTTGTTATTTTTGTTGTTGGTATATCACGAATAAAAATTTGAGCTACAAAATAAAATTCACTAATTAGACATGCATGACCTTTTTATCAAGAATGATTGCTTTCATACTTTGGGGAACTGTGTGTTGACACACATGTAATTGTGAAAGAAAAAAAAGATCTATAGGAAGTCATTTACTTATGAGATGGCATAACTGGTATGTCGATTTCTTTCGAATGGAATGCAAGATGTGCCAATGCAAATCAGTAATACACACCCACTCTCCTGTTGTGAATGCCGTCTTCTCTGATAGGCCCTACAACCTTGATAGTTGCCGCATGTTGGAATCAATGGACATCATCTTTCGCaactatcactactaggaaaaaccttatacacataatcTTACCTGCAGCGCTCTTTAAAATACGGCGTTGCTTCTATTTAGCAACAGCGCGTGCCACCAAAACGCGCTGCTGaaagaaaaatagcagtagcgcgtccgctGTAAACAGCGCCAACGTATTTCATACCTCGCCGTCAAGCTAGTTATAGAAGTAGCGCCATATTCCATACCTCGCTACTGCTATTGATGTTAGCAGTAGCCCCTTTTGATAAAATTCGCTACTGCTAAGTTCAGTCCACAAGTTTAATCCCACCTCGCTCAGCAAACAGGGACCACCTTAAacatgttacttctcaaactatcacaaccacttggtcttcattggactctatgtgtagaatttgtggccgtattatgagtcttctccggttcctaccggagaggactcatattgacaattcagattgtacacaaaaagatcattgatgaccaatatatttttgcatgcttacacttagcagtagcgcattttatCGGATGGCGCTACTGCTAGGGCATATAGCAGCAACACATTACAtagaagtgcgctactgctaaagccATTCTATCTTCCCCACCAGGCCGCCCCTCACTCTCCTCTCTCTGCTTCACTCACTCTCCCCTGCACCCTGTCATCAGCTGCCGCCGCATTGCCACCCGCTGATGCTGccgtcgccccctccctcctccatcctgccattggccgtcgccccctccctcctccatctCGCCGCTATCACCGCCACCGACGTAGCTCCTCCTACCTCCCTGCTCCTCCCTCCCCCATTCCTCCCACATGTTCCCTCCTTCCTCCCACTCCTCCCACCCTCCTTCCTCCCactcctcccttcctccttcctaccCCTCCTGCCTCCCTCCTTCCTACCCCTCCTCCTTCCCTTCTCTCTGTTCTTGTGGAATGTAGGTAGtttaaatgtagattttagaatgtagacattgtagaatgtaggttttgTAATAGAATATTTTTTACcctattttaggtgttttgaatagaataggaaattttaggTCTTTTCATTAGAAATTTTAGTAATGGAAATTTTTAGTTGgtagaatttgaaaaaatattttgtACTTGTTATATTCTGAACTTAGGGCATATTTTTAGGGTTCagtaaaagaaatagtaatagtggatgatgatgtagatgttttaGGTATATAATATTttgaatagatgatgatgtagattTTTAGTATAACTAATTTATTTAGTGTTGCTCAAGAACTgttcatatgatgtagatataaacatgtatgtCTAGTGTTGCtgaaataggatatgtgcttgcccaagtgaccatgtttgcaggtaacacctccgagtggcctatgttttgccggagtgttgattaattttcgttccggcaaatatcaggcgctcgatatgtccttttttagcaaaggtcatgccggatttttcctcTGAAGTGGATCATTAATCGTTTTctaatattgctttaggaaaatggtgccaccaccaccaccctcaccatgtcgattgtgcaagtcaagatgcgccagcaaGATTGCAACTGGCacgttgttcggcatctacttctagCCGAGTTTTCTTCCTGTGGCGGTAACAAAATATATGAAACTtgtaacaactattttgtttttagtgttattggcattaatgcattgtGTATATATCATTGTGTagacacagatcgtcccatgcaacgtgaggttggaattcaacaagctgaccggaggcactgtgacctttgaggctcctgggaGCCCCTACACTATGGAGTTCGAGAAAGGACGAAATATGTCACAgatgggaggagatggatgggaccATTTCATCTCCCACATGGGTatcactggtggtgagttgatcagcttctccttcaaagCAGAAAGACCCAAACTGGCCGTAATTTATCTCAACATGGATGAatatgatgaggacccacttgatgaagccatCTATACTCGAAGAATAAGGctaagcgaggaggaggtgtgcaacctatgggatataattccgccacgtgctgactttgtcggggtgccattggtGACCCGCctaacaagtaccatggttgatcggcatgttatggtatgttatacttattGTAGTAATTTcattatatgctttattgttatacatacaaatgcaaattatctgtATGTAGAATCCAATGATATGCATAGTGTCGAATCCAATCATATGCTTAGTATAGAATCTGATTACATGcttacttagtgtagagtccaacgatatgcttagtgaatccgatgatatgcttagtgtagagtccaatgatatgatgTGTAGAAGCTAGCCGATGACATGCTTAATTAGTCTAGATTCCAATGACATGCTTACTGTCCGATCGATGACATGCTTACAGTCCGAtccatacttattagtagaattcaagcttagtagaaatgtagtattgtttttgatagtgtagaaatctatacttagtagaaatatatttgcaagagcatgtgcgaggctacttattaattgatctgtttttcttgttcagaaattgctaaagagcctatctgtgagttggggtatcgagcctgatgaagaaggctctgctgaAATACGCCTTACCACAAGGGGCTCCGTAAGCACCTGTGCGTACggtgtggacacggacggtcgcacacacttcggctcggttgggtggaagaacttcctcgttggcaagaatcttcgtgttggacaggccatcctaattactatcaggaacaccgaCCGCCATGGCTTGAGGATGATGGTcatcatcgatatcatctagaactacatatgtttGTGGCTGTATGACTACCCCTAGTAGACTGCTATATGTTGTATGACTACCTAGTACTGCTTATCATATATGCTACTGTATGAACCATATATGTgtgtgaggatgcatgttgactatatatgagtaCCTATAACGCTTAATGATATTGTATGACTATATGGTATTGTGGTTAATGTTATTATTATCTGGTATAtgtgaaattgcagtttattgaaatgGGGTACTATTTTAGATCAATAGGAAGCAGGGAAAAAATGTTGAAAGATACAGTAGTAACGCGGGGAAAGGAAAGCGCTACAGCTACATAATAGTAGCGCGTGTTGGAAAAAAGCGctactgatatagtcaatagtagtagcgctggtacaTGCAGTGCTACTACTATATGTtactgtagcgccttattagtagcgcagacacccgcgctactgatagcgttaaaacccgcgctactactagggttttccctagtagtgtatgtggCAGCCTTGCTTATGACAAACCTACAAAGTATGGAATTAGTCAATGAAAACATCATGCAACTGAATCTTGATAGTCACAAAATGCACTAGTACTTTGTACAAGAGGTTAAGTAACTACAGATAAAAACATGTCAAGCTTGACTTATGCTTTTGAACTAGTAATCACTTTACCATCCTCCATAACCTATACTGATATGGTATACTTGGACAATAACATACATATTTTCTAAATTGCATAACTGAAAAGAAATCATGAACCATAGGCAAAATAATGATGGACCAAGAATTACAAGTTAGGTAGAGCATGTGACCTTCATTAGGATGCATGCTAGTACTAATCAAAAATTGTGTGTGACTTACGACATATTATAGGTGCCCTCCTATAGGTGTTGCCTCGTGGCCACCATCTTATCATGAGATCATAGTTTCTCATGAGTTTTTCATTTTCATTCCCATTAACTTTCTTTCCCATGTACAATTGGCGTGATCTTGCTCTTCCTCTATCAATGAAAACACATCTCTCCTATGTACTTTCTATGTTGCACTCGTGTGTGCATTTTTAAAATTGATAAATAAACTTAAATCCTAAGGTGGAATAAATGATATATCATACACGGATAGAAACGGGTACAGCCTCAGCTTAGCTACCCAAATATATTACTTTTCTAGCTAATCATACGAAGTGAAGTAACTTTGGAACATCTATATAAAGCTACATGTGATATGTAAACATCTCAACACACCCAAACAAAAATAGAGTGGAAAAATTGCAGTAATATCTATTTTTCCTGACCTTTTGACATCACTAACCTCATTGTTCAGAAATGGTGTTCCTTCCAACACGATCAATAGAAAATGGATCATACTATTACACAATAAATAGTTCCAGTACATAACTGAGCAATTGTTCTGTTTTACATTGATATTTCAGTTATCAGTAGATTTTGGTGGAACATGTTGCAGACCACATCAATCCATTGCAATGTTGATTGGGCTAGGAAGATGGAGGTAGCTAGTGATCTTCTGATGGTACCTGCCGAGGGACGTCGTTGGAGTAGTCGTCTGTGGTGGCGACCTTCCGAGCGTTGACACATAGCCTCATCCGTTGGTGTCACATTGACCTATGCAAATTTCGTACAGATCGCTTTGTGCTCATAGGGTGGAGGTTGCTGGATTGATCCATATGTTCTCGTCTGACTGTTCCATGCAACACCCGCCCCACGATTGAAATAATGCATGGTCAGGAAGATGATGGTATAAGGGACATCGATCGGGTGAAGACTCTTTCCACAACTGCCTCTCGGTCGGATCGACCATGAGGCGCGTTCCTAGGGAACCTCCTCTGATGATGCACGACCGTGACGGAATCAATCCTGAGGCATGCTATTGTTTTAGATAATGCCAGCAAGGTGGAGCGGCAGGCAACGGATCATcgcgagggggggagggagggtccGGAGGAGGTCggtattttttgttttttattgcATGAGGCAAGGGCGGTGGGTTTTCTTGTGCGTGTGGGAAGGTGGGGACGGATGCTTTCGTATGAGGGATCAAGGGTGTGGGGTGGACGTACCACATGCAGTCTCCAACTCGCCTTAAGAGGAGACACGATAAAAAAACTTCCTACTAATTATATACATCCATAATTAAGTGTCTGGCTAATTAATTAATTGCATTAACGGCTCAATTTCAAAATTTATTTATGACGAAAGAGTAATACTTAAACATACTTAATTAATTGCAAGCGTAATTATTTGTCTGAACAATTAATTGCCCTTGATTTTCAAATTGGTTCGATGCTTggtttctattttcttttcttttcttcttgtgtGAGGCAAGGGAGGTGGATTTTCTTGTGCATGCGGGGAGGTGGGAGCGGATGTGTTTCTCGTAGGGAAGATCAAGGGATGGGGAGTTCGACATACCGCGTACAATCTCCATCTCTCCTTTTAATAGTGAAGATACGATTGGAATATTACCTACTATTAATTATCCGTATCCCTAATTAAGTGTCTGACTAAATCATTAATTGAATAAATGGCTCGATTTCATAGTTGGTTCGGCTGAACAAATTCCTACTTAATAGGACTTAATAGATTGCACATGTATTTAATTGCCTGGCTAATTAATTGCATTTATAGTTATCAGAGTTGCCTCTCACAGCgcggttcttcttcttcctcttggttGCCTCTATCTTCGCTCAAGAACACAAAGACACACACTTGGACCGAAAAAACACACGCATATACCAAGGGAGACCACAAAAGCTTTGCTGCAAGGCTCTCATCCTAGCTTGGTGACACAAATGCTACGTATTTTGCCACGTCCTCACGGTTTTACTTTTCTCATTACTCCTCAAAGCATTTGTAAGGCTCAAGAAGGTAGTTAGAAGGTAATTTCCTTTATCTTGTGTAATCCCTTCGGGGCCTCCCGAAGGGAAAGCCATATGTAAATTTTGTTGTGGAAATGATGTAGTTTCTTCGTTTCACTTGGTATTTTTA is a window encoding:
- the LOC123039846 gene encoding tau-cadinol synthase, whose translation is MASSSHAAATPETKEQLGFEPSSWGDFFIAYEPPPPKRSEEWMIARAEKLKGDVSLLFKTCNGTTTRMFLVDTLQHLGIDHHFDEQIHDLLNELLESDFSSSSSLHEVALRFRLLRENGHWVSPDVFDKYKGEDGSFRKDITNEPKGILSLYNATHLLIQGEPKLEEAMNFARQHLVSINGSLQSPLAKQVKRDIHRALPRACKRVEALQYISEYEEEEGHYQILLELAKLDFNLLQHVYLKELKDITEWWKHFSAFIDLSFIRDRLVESYTWTYVLYYEKGFELQRSITTKMIVLITTLDDTYDICATIEECRKLHEAIQRWDKTAVSLLPEYLKKLYIELLRTFKNIEVETPVNVNYDTAYLKKAIQNHVTGYLQEAEWCHTKHKPSFKNQVNVTSLTIGEPTVCLSMMASMGDTIMKIAVEWVAGVPNVVIAAGKIVRFMNDIAAFENRKSKGDVASSMECYVNEYGVTGEVAIARIYELIEDEWRTLNKARFQNHEFLPALKRIIGLALSTSLFYDNRNDVYTDSEHLHKIIKSLFIKPVLSG